A genomic region of Mycolicibacterium poriferae contains the following coding sequences:
- the soxR gene encoding redox-sensitive transcriptional activator SoxR — translation MDRAQELTPGEMALRSGVAVSALHFYEREGLITSRRTSGNQRRYSRDMLRRVAFIRMSQRLGIPLARIREAMATLPADRTPTSKDWARLSAAWRADLDERIVHLQRLRDNLTGCIGCGCLSLKVCALANPGDALAEEGPGAVRL, via the coding sequence CGGGCGAGATGGCACTGCGCAGCGGGGTCGCGGTGTCGGCGCTGCACTTCTACGAGCGGGAGGGCCTGATCACCAGCAGGCGCACCAGCGGCAACCAACGCCGCTACAGCCGCGACATGCTGCGCCGGGTGGCGTTCATCCGGATGTCGCAGCGGTTGGGTATCCCGCTGGCCCGCATCCGGGAAGCGATGGCCACGCTGCCCGCCGACCGGACCCCCACCAGCAAGGACTGGGCGCGGCTGTCGGCGGCGTGGCGGGCCGACCTCGATGAGCGCATCGTCCATCTGCAGCGGTTGCGCGACAACCTGACCGGGTGCATCGGATGTGGTTGCCTGAGCCTGAAGGTCTGCGCGCTGGCCAACCCGGGGGACGCGCTCGCCGAGGAGGGCCCCGGCGCCGTCCGCCTCTGA
- a CDS encoding DUF5642 family protein: MRLRPLAALVALGMVCAGCAGAPESAPPAGTTAPDLTVEPARIDRARHALPPGYEVAPYTGAPTPLAVWGLAGPVEAQPAQCVELAAPPVRPDSAQGWSASGPGGIIYAIVAAAAPGPPVTDAPGPPVTDAPGPPVEAVACQSWTATAGHTSATVRELPAPALEAAHTVGMATAATTVVEGGTETRADADTFVAHLGHFVCFVALVTDPGSAYPRLDAAFAADLLVETVSALRS; this comes from the coding sequence GTGAGGCTGCGCCCGTTGGCTGCGCTGGTTGCACTCGGGATGGTGTGCGCCGGATGTGCCGGGGCGCCCGAGTCCGCGCCCCCGGCGGGCACGACGGCGCCGGACCTCACCGTCGAACCTGCTCGTATCGACCGCGCCCGCCACGCGCTCCCACCGGGCTATGAGGTCGCCCCCTACACCGGCGCGCCGACACCGTTGGCGGTGTGGGGGTTGGCCGGTCCGGTCGAGGCGCAGCCCGCGCAGTGCGTCGAGCTGGCGGCCCCGCCGGTGCGTCCCGACTCGGCGCAGGGCTGGTCGGCTTCGGGACCCGGCGGCATCATCTACGCCATCGTCGCCGCTGCCGCGCCAGGTCCGCCCGTCACCGACGCGCCCGGTCCGCCCGTCACCGACGCCCCCGGCCCGCCCGTCGAGGCGGTGGCCTGCCAGTCGTGGACGGCGACAGCGGGGCACACCAGCGCAACGGTGCGCGAGCTACCGGCCCCGGCCCTCGAGGCGGCTCACACCGTCGGGATGGCCACCGCAGCGACCACCGTCGTCGAGGGTGGAACCGAGACCCGCGCGGACGCCGACACCTTCGTCGCCCACCTCGGACACTTCGTCTGCTTCGTCGCGCTGGTCACCGATCCCGGCTCGGCGTACCCGCGCCTGGACGCGGCGTTCGCGGCCGACCTGCTGGTGGAAACCGTGTCGGCGCTGCGCAGTTGA
- a CDS encoding LpqN/LpqT family lipoprotein, whose protein sequence is MSTPMRAGVVAAAAVALAVGLSACGSDTATEGSATTEQSTETTSAAPTTSAQASGPEAGPKMTIDEYVAQNDIVQTPVLPDDPDAPAVTLPIAQGWEDMGDQSPPGAYRAMVFTADPAAAADPPTLIATMSKLTGEVDQAKIMEYAPSDVQNMPEFQGMNTGQPSDLAGFDATLIGGFYTKDGTTRMIAQKTVVIPAEDGIYVLNVKADGPEAQQGALIEATSLIDEQATIVP, encoded by the coding sequence ATGAGCACCCCCATGCGCGCCGGCGTCGTCGCCGCCGCTGCCGTCGCCCTCGCGGTCGGGTTGTCCGCCTGCGGGTCGGACACCGCGACCGAGGGCTCGGCCACCACCGAGCAGAGCACCGAAACCACCAGCGCAGCGCCGACCACGTCGGCCCAGGCCTCGGGCCCCGAAGCCGGCCCGAAGATGACGATCGACGAGTACGTCGCCCAGAACGACATCGTCCAGACTCCGGTCCTGCCCGACGACCCGGATGCGCCGGCGGTGACGCTGCCCATCGCGCAGGGCTGGGAGGACATGGGCGATCAGAGCCCACCCGGGGCCTACCGCGCCATGGTGTTCACCGCAGACCCGGCGGCCGCCGCCGACCCGCCGACCCTCATCGCGACGATGTCGAAGCTGACCGGCGAGGTCGACCAGGCCAAGATCATGGAGTACGCGCCCTCCGACGTGCAGAACATGCCGGAGTTCCAGGGGATGAACACCGGGCAGCCGAGCGACCTGGCCGGCTTCGACGCGACTTTGATCGGTGGGTTCTACACCAAGGACGGCACGACACGGATGATCGCGCAGAAGACGGTGGTGATCCCGGCCGAGGACGGCATCTACGTGCTGAACGTCAAGGCGGACGGGCCGGAGGCGCAGCAGGGAGCGCTGATCGAGGCGACGTCGCTGATCGACGAGCAGGCCACCATCGTTCCCTGA
- a CDS encoding shikimate 5-dehydrogenase — protein sequence MSRPPLSKDTRLCISLARRPSNIGTRFHNHLYEVLGLDFLYKAFTTTDIAAAIGGVRALGIRGCSVSMPFKEDVLGLVDTVEPSAARLRSVNTIVNDGGRLTASNTDYLAVQQLIDDHRLDPGQTVVIRGSGGMASAVGAAFADKGFGCGTVVARNRHAGPALADRLGYEFAADTAGPCRRRADILINVTPIGMAGGSEEHDAAFADDTLAGAHTVFDVVALPSETPLIAAARAAGVPVITGAEVIALQAAEQFERYTGVRPTPEQIAEASRVSRA from the coding sequence ATGAGCCGCCCTCCGCTGAGCAAGGACACCCGGTTGTGCATATCGCTGGCCCGTCGGCCCAGCAACATCGGCACCCGGTTCCACAACCATCTCTACGAGGTCCTGGGACTGGACTTCCTCTACAAGGCCTTCACGACGACCGACATCGCCGCCGCGATCGGCGGGGTGCGCGCCCTGGGCATTCGCGGATGCTCGGTGTCGATGCCGTTCAAGGAAGACGTCCTCGGTCTCGTCGACACCGTGGAACCGTCTGCTGCCAGGTTGCGGTCGGTGAACACGATCGTCAACGACGGCGGCAGGCTCACTGCGTCGAACACCGATTACCTTGCGGTGCAACAACTCATCGACGACCATCGACTCGATCCCGGGCAGACGGTGGTGATCCGCGGCAGCGGCGGCATGGCCAGCGCGGTCGGAGCGGCGTTCGCCGACAAGGGTTTCGGCTGCGGCACCGTCGTCGCCCGCAACAGACATGCCGGACCGGCGCTGGCCGATCGGCTCGGCTACGAGTTCGCCGCCGACACCGCGGGTCCCTGCCGGCGTCGTGCCGACATCCTGATCAACGTCACGCCGATCGGCATGGCCGGGGGCAGTGAAGAACACGACGCGGCGTTCGCCGACGACACACTCGCCGGCGCGCACACCGTGTTCGACGTCGTCGCGCTGCCCTCGGAGACGCCGCTGATCGCGGCCGCGCGCGCCGCCGGTGTCCCGGTGATCACCGGCGCCGAGGTCATCGCCCTGCAGGCGGCCGAACAGTTCGAGCGATACACCGGCGTCCGGCCGACGCCCGAGCAGATCGCCGAAGCGTCACGGGTCTCGCGCGCCTGA
- a CDS encoding serine/threonine-protein kinase produces the protein MDGRELLAGRYELRGVLGRGGMAEVRDGWDTRLDRAVAIKLLHPTLIDQPDQRRRFDDEARAAAGLTHPNIVAVHDRGEHDGVPFIVMERLPGKTLADVIARGPLPPARVHALLDEVLGALTVAHRAGVLHRDIKPGNILLSPDGETVKVADFGIAKTPGSAQTTNGQIIGTMAYMSPERVAGAPASVADDLYAVAVLAYEAVLGRRAFPHDNPAALARAIIDTPPPPLARLRPQLGPALTGVIYRAMARDPRQRFASAEQMRAAAAGDPAALAAGVAPAPPVTPPGTRPLTIVQPPPGTVAAPSASYFVPPRRRGAPLNRTALLAAAGVAVALMVSVLALVLNSASPATSPAEPAGASTPVAPPPPPPPHTAPVVDQPPVVDQPLIPAFTGEGPGNGNGKGNSGGRGNGKGKHDD, from the coding sequence ATGGACGGTCGCGAGTTGCTCGCCGGCCGCTACGAGCTACGAGGAGTTCTCGGCCGCGGCGGGATGGCTGAGGTCCGTGACGGCTGGGACACCCGACTCGACCGCGCGGTGGCGATCAAGCTGCTGCACCCCACGCTCATCGATCAACCCGATCAGCGCCGGCGCTTCGACGACGAGGCCCGCGCTGCCGCCGGACTCACCCACCCGAACATCGTGGCGGTGCACGACCGCGGCGAGCACGACGGGGTGCCGTTCATCGTGATGGAGCGGCTGCCCGGCAAGACCTTGGCCGATGTCATCGCCCGCGGGCCGTTGCCGCCGGCGCGGGTCCATGCGCTACTCGACGAGGTGCTCGGCGCGCTGACGGTGGCTCACCGTGCCGGAGTGCTGCACCGCGACATCAAGCCCGGCAACATTCTGCTGTCCCCCGACGGCGAGACGGTCAAGGTGGCCGACTTCGGCATCGCCAAGACGCCGGGCTCCGCGCAGACCACGAACGGTCAGATCATCGGGACGATGGCCTACATGAGCCCGGAGCGGGTGGCCGGTGCCCCGGCTTCGGTGGCCGACGACCTGTATGCGGTGGCCGTGCTGGCCTATGAGGCGGTGCTCGGGCGGCGGGCGTTCCCACACGACAACCCGGCGGCCCTGGCACGGGCCATCATCGACACCCCGCCACCGCCGCTCGCGCGCCTGCGGCCGCAGCTCGGACCCGCACTGACCGGCGTCATCTACCGGGCGATGGCGCGCGACCCGCGGCAGCGATTCGCCAGTGCCGAACAGATGCGCGCCGCCGCTGCCGGGGATCCCGCCGCGCTGGCCGCCGGCGTCGCACCGGCGCCTCCGGTCACGCCGCCGGGCACGCGCCCGCTGACCATCGTCCAACCTCCCCCGGGTACCGTCGCCGCGCCGTCGGCCAGTTACTTCGTACCGCCACGTCGCCGTGGCGCCCCGCTGAACCGAACGGCCCTGCTGGCCGCCGCCGGCGTGGCGGTGGCACTGATGGTGTCGGTTCTCGCGCTGGTGCTCAATTCGGCGTCGCCTGCCACCTCCCCCGCGGAACCGGCCGGGGCCAGCACCCCGGTGGCCCCACCCCCGCCGCCGCCCCCGCACACCGCACCGGTTGTCGACCAGCCCCCGGTCGTCGACCAGCCGCTGATACCCGCGTTCACCGGCGAGGGGCCGGGGAACGGGAACGGCAAGGGGAACAGCGGGGGCCGGGGGAACGGCAAGGGCAAGCACGACGACTGA
- a CDS encoding MFS transporter, giving the protein MQKRTLTVLVFAQVCSGAGLAAGITVGALLAQDMLDSTGWSGLPSALFTFGSAGAALAVGRLSQRWGRRPGLAAGYAAGAIGSLGIVAAAVLDNVALLFVALLVYGSGTATNLQARYAGADLADPDHRARAISTVLVATTLGAVAGPNLVGVLGDVAAAIDVPRLAGPFLLAALAYGSAAAVIVTWLRPDPLMLAASLPKPDVGGVPDGKDGEGPASLNRAAVVAGAVGMVVTQLVMVAIMTMTPVHMQHHHHPLSAAGLVISIHVAAMYLPAPISGALVDRFGVTVVGFLAAAVLAAAGLTAAFAPPQSVPLLAVALALLGFGWSLGLVAGTTAITNNTPVATRARTQGTVDVFIALAGAGGGLASGFIVAAAGFTWLAVLGAIVAVVIAPAVLLRRR; this is encoded by the coding sequence GTGCAGAAGCGCACACTCACCGTCCTGGTCTTCGCGCAGGTGTGCAGTGGGGCGGGCCTGGCCGCTGGGATCACCGTCGGCGCCCTGCTCGCCCAGGACATGCTCGACTCGACGGGGTGGTCCGGCCTGCCCAGCGCGCTGTTCACGTTCGGCTCCGCCGGCGCGGCGCTGGCGGTGGGCCGACTGTCGCAGCGGTGGGGCCGGCGCCCTGGACTGGCGGCCGGCTACGCGGCCGGTGCGATCGGCAGCCTGGGCATCGTCGCGGCAGCGGTCCTCGACAACGTGGCGCTGCTGTTCGTGGCGCTTCTGGTGTACGGCTCGGGTACCGCCACAAACCTGCAGGCCCGCTATGCCGGCGCGGACCTGGCGGACCCCGATCACCGGGCCCGGGCCATCAGCACCGTGCTGGTGGCCACCACGCTCGGCGCCGTCGCCGGACCGAATCTTGTCGGCGTGCTCGGCGACGTGGCCGCAGCGATCGATGTCCCGCGGCTGGCCGGGCCGTTCCTGCTCGCGGCGCTGGCCTACGGATCGGCGGCGGCCGTCATCGTGACCTGGCTGCGTCCTGACCCGCTCATGCTGGCGGCGTCGCTGCCCAAGCCGGACGTGGGCGGCGTGCCCGACGGGAAGGACGGTGAGGGGCCGGCGTCCCTCAACCGCGCCGCGGTGGTCGCGGGCGCGGTGGGCATGGTGGTCACCCAGCTGGTGATGGTCGCGATCATGACCATGACGCCGGTGCACATGCAGCACCATCACCACCCGCTGTCGGCCGCCGGTCTGGTCATCTCGATCCATGTGGCGGCGATGTACCTGCCCGCGCCGATCTCCGGTGCGCTCGTCGACCGCTTCGGGGTGACGGTCGTCGGGTTTCTCGCCGCGGCGGTGTTGGCGGCGGCCGGTTTGACCGCGGCCTTCGCCCCGCCGCAGTCGGTGCCGCTGCTCGCCGTCGCGCTGGCACTGCTGGGTTTCGGGTGGAGCCTGGGGTTGGTGGCCGGGACGACGGCGATCACGAACAACACACCGGTCGCCACCCGCGCGCGCACCCAGGGCACCGTCGACGTGTTCATCGCCCTCGCCGGCGCCGGCGGCGGGCTCGCTTCCGGATTCATCGTGGCGGCAGCCGGTTTCACCTGGCTGGCCGTGCTCGGCGCGATCGTGGCGGTGGTCATCGCGCCGGCGGTGCTGCTCAGGAGGCGCTGA
- a CDS encoding cupin domain-containing protein — MRTMITGVDGDGRSCVVSDGELTLDQLAPGFAMGIPFATATCPPPARTGGAAPLIDQGIAPGLVRWMVVELGAGSETPMHHTDTLDLQTVLSGSVELVLDDGAHQLDAGDLVVLAGVDHAWRAGPDGARLSAVLIGTPPPGNEP; from the coding sequence ATGCGCACAATGATCACCGGTGTCGACGGGGACGGCAGATCCTGCGTCGTCAGCGACGGTGAACTGACACTCGACCAGCTGGCCCCCGGATTCGCGATGGGCATCCCGTTCGCCACCGCCACCTGCCCGCCGCCGGCACGGACCGGCGGAGCGGCGCCGCTGATCGACCAGGGCATCGCGCCGGGTCTGGTGCGCTGGATGGTGGTCGAGCTGGGCGCCGGATCGGAAACCCCGATGCACCACACCGACACCCTCGATCTGCAGACCGTGCTCTCCGGCAGCGTCGAGCTGGTGCTCGATGACGGTGCCCACCAGCTCGACGCCGGTGATCTCGTGGTGCTCGCCGGTGTGGATCACGCGTGGCGGGCCGGACCTGACGGGGCGCGGCTGAGCGCAGTGCTGATCGGCACGCCCCCACCCGGCAACGAGCCCTAG
- a CDS encoding GNAT family N-acetyltransferase has translation MSGLTVVRAEDLAGLGVFAGVPVEALIPLAAELRPLAAAAGQVLMQQGELAVSFLLIGSGRAEVSHTGADGHDTVVEVAPGLIVGEIALLRDAPRTATVIATEPLSGWVGGREAFATMLEIPGLMDRLVRTARQRLAAFVTPIPVQVGDGTELYLRPVLPGDNERTINGPIEFSGETLYRRFQSVRTPSRRLMAYLFEVDYLEHFVFVLTDGPDGPVVADARFVRSGNDPTEAEIAFIVGDDYQGRGIGTFLMGAISVAAEYDGVQRFTARVLADNLPMRTILDKFGARWHRDDLGVVTTVIDVPRPADLDFSPELVRQLRGVARQVIRAVG, from the coding sequence GTGTCCGGCCTGACCGTTGTCCGAGCGGAGGACCTGGCCGGCCTGGGCGTTTTCGCCGGAGTGCCAGTCGAGGCGCTCATCCCCCTGGCCGCCGAGCTGCGTCCGCTGGCGGCTGCGGCAGGACAGGTGCTGATGCAGCAGGGTGAGCTGGCGGTGTCCTTCCTGTTGATCGGATCGGGCCGGGCCGAGGTGAGCCACACCGGCGCCGACGGGCACGACACCGTCGTCGAGGTCGCTCCCGGCCTGATCGTCGGCGAGATCGCCCTGCTGCGTGACGCGCCCCGGACCGCCACGGTCATCGCGACCGAACCGCTGAGCGGGTGGGTCGGCGGCCGCGAGGCGTTCGCGACGATGCTCGAGATCCCCGGCCTGATGGACCGGCTGGTGCGCACCGCCCGCCAGCGTCTCGCCGCGTTCGTCACACCGATCCCCGTGCAGGTCGGCGACGGGACCGAGCTGTATCTACGCCCCGTTCTGCCCGGCGACAACGAGCGCACCATCAACGGACCCATCGAGTTCTCCGGTGAGACGCTCTACCGGCGCTTCCAGTCGGTGCGTACACCGTCGAGGCGTCTGATGGCCTATCTGTTCGAGGTCGACTACCTCGAACACTTCGTGTTCGTGTTGACCGACGGCCCCGACGGTCCGGTGGTGGCCGACGCCCGGTTCGTCCGCAGCGGTAACGACCCGACCGAAGCGGAGATCGCGTTCATCGTCGGTGACGACTACCAGGGCCGCGGGATCGGCACGTTCCTGATGGGCGCGATCTCGGTGGCCGCCGAATACGACGGGGTGCAGCGGTTCACCGCGCGGGTGCTCGCCGACAATCTCCCGATGCGCACCATCCTCGACAAGTTCGGCGCCCGGTGGCACCGCGACGACCTCGGCGTGGTGACCACCGTCATCGACGTGCCGCGGCCCGCTGACCTGGACTTCAGCCCCGAGCTGGTCCGGCAACTGCGGGGCGTGGCCCGCCAGGTGATCCGGGCGGTCGGATGA
- a CDS encoding DUF5642 family protein codes for MSNPKLTVPALSACAVLLASCATSQSDLADADIANIAGIEDSFGPPFTVSTVGPAAIDPRLLGPQTLPEGLTFDPADCGKLANERTLPPDVQGNMAATTAEGDGVRYIVMAVETSEPVPVNRPSDQCQKVTFTGPGIRGLVEVIEAPQIEDTETVGTHRVLQTTTQAGSRTGELYNYVANFGPFIVIVTANPLVVPDQPVARVDTGRARDLVTRAVELVQG; via the coding sequence ATGTCGAACCCCAAGCTGACCGTGCCGGCCCTGAGCGCGTGCGCGGTGCTGCTGGCCTCCTGCGCGACAAGCCAATCCGATCTGGCTGACGCCGACATCGCCAACATCGCGGGCATCGAGGACTCGTTCGGCCCGCCGTTCACGGTCAGCACCGTCGGCCCGGCGGCCATCGATCCGCGGCTGCTGGGTCCGCAGACGCTGCCCGAGGGGCTCACGTTCGACCCGGCCGACTGCGGCAAGCTCGCCAACGAGCGGACCCTGCCGCCCGACGTGCAGGGCAACATGGCCGCCACCACCGCCGAAGGCGACGGAGTCCGCTACATCGTGATGGCCGTGGAGACCTCGGAGCCGGTGCCGGTCAACCGCCCGAGCGACCAATGCCAGAAGGTCACCTTCACCGGGCCGGGCATCCGCGGACTGGTCGAGGTGATCGAGGCCCCGCAGATCGAGGACACCGAAACCGTCGGGACCCACCGCGTGCTGCAGACCACCACACAGGCCGGATCGCGTACCGGTGAGCTGTACAACTACGTGGCGAACTTCGGGCCCTTCATCGTCATCGTCACCGCCAATCCGCTGGTCGTGCCGGACCAGCCGGTCGCCCGGGTCGACACCGGGCGGGCCCGCGACCTGGTGACGCGCGCGGTGGAGCTGGTCCAGGGCTAA